The DNA region ttagtcccggttcagtcacgaacggggacccatgggggcatacatcccggttcgtgagcccagggggccggccggggcctcatgggcattggtcccggttcgtctggacccatttgtcccggttcctggcacgaaccgggaccaataggcctcgctcctggcccacatacatttgtcccggttcgtggctcgaaccgggataGAAGgtggggctttagtcccggttccatccacgaaccgggacaaatgagttgcctatatataccccgtcgccgcagcagagcactccacagtgctctgttttttctggccggcgaggcgagggcatttgggtgctctagatCACCTCCTAtacacatgaggtgttcgatgaaatgcccgagccacactagttaagctttctcctctcgaagctcgacctccaagctccattttccccgagatttgcataggtttagcggtccgtcacgtcatgtccccatcttcaccgccgtcgatcgcccgcgccgatctcgtcgccggcaccaccgtggtgagcctcttgttcttatcttctttttgaaagaaaagaattcttactttagatagatacttgtctaattatatataatgcacgcagatgaaccggcaatggatgtatggtgacagacacacctccgagtacgttaagggcgtgcataattttctcgaagtggctgaggcaaacaagcagaatggttttatgtgttgtccatgccctagttgtgggaatacgaagtcttactctgaccggaaaatccttcacacccacctgctttataagggcttcatgccacactataatgtttggacgaggcacggagaaataggggttatgatggaagacatcgaagaagaagagggcgatgacaactatgtgccccctgaatacggtgatgctgcaatgggggaagctgctgaagatcaagatcaggaaccagacgatgtgcccgatgatgatgatctccgccgggtcattgttgatgcaaggacacagtgcgaaagtcaaaaggagaagctgaagttcgatagcatgttagaggatcacaataaagggttgtaccccaattgcgaagatggcaacacaaagctcgataccgtactggaattgctgcagtggaaggcagagcatgttgtgcctgacaaaggatttgagaagctactgaaaatattgaagaagcttccaaaggataacgaattgcccgacagtacgtacgcaacaaagaaggtcatatgccctctaggattggaggtgcagaagatacatgcatgccctaatgactgcatcctctaccatggtgcgtacgaggatttgaacgcatgcccggtatggggtgcattgcggtataagatcagacgagatgaccctggtgatgttgacgacgagccccccaggaagaggattcctgcgaaggtgatgtggtatgctcctataataccacggttgaaacatctgttcagaaacgaagagcatgccaagttgatgcgatggcacagagagggccgtaagaaagacggcaagttgagagcacccgctgacgggtcgcagtggagaaaaatcgagagaaagtactgggctgagtttgcaggtgacccaacgaatgtatggtttggtttaagcgcggatggcattaatcctttcggggagcagagcagcaatcacagcacctggcccgtgactctatgtatgtataaccttcctccttggatgtgcatgaagcggaagttcattatgatgccagttctcatccaaggccctaagcaacccggcaacgacattgatgtgtacctaaggccattagttgaagaacttttacagctgtggaatggaaacggtgtacgtgtgtgggatgagcgcaaacaggaggaatttaacctgcacgcgttgctgtttgtaaccatcaacgattggcccgctctcagtaaccttttagTACAGACAAACAatggataccacgcatgcacgcactgtttagctgacaccgaaaatatatacctggacaaatgcaggaagaatgtgtacctgggccatcgtcgatttcttccgaccaaccatcaatgtcgaaagagaGGCAaacatttcaaaggcgaggcagatcaccggaagaagcccgcaatgcgtaccggtgatcacgtacttgctatggtcaatgatttacacgtaatctttggaaagggtcccggcggactagctgttccaaatgacgctgagggacgcgcacccatgtggaagaagaaatctatattttgggacctaccctactggaaagacctagaggtacgctcttcaatcgacgtgatgcacatgacgaagaacctttgcgtgaacctgctaggcttcttgggcgtgtatgggaatacaaaagatacacctgaggcacgggaggacctgcaacgtttgcacaaaaaagacggcatgcctccaaagcagtatgaaggtcctgccagctacactcttaccaaagaagaaggaaatcttctttgaattcctgctcagtatgaaggtcccgactggcttctcgtcgaatataaagggaataataaatatgccagagaaaaagttccagaacctaaagtctcatgactgccacgtgattatgacgcaactgcttccggttgcattgaggcttctaccggaaaacgtccgattagccattgtgaagctatgtgcattcctcaatgcaatctctcagtaGGTGATCggtccagaaatcataccaaggctaaggagtgatgtggcgcaatgtcttgtcagtttcgagctggtgttcccaccatccttcttcaatatcatgacgcatgtcctagttcatctagtcgacgagattgtcattctgggccccgtatttctacacaatatgttcccctttgagaggttcatgggagtcctaaagaaatatgtccgtaaccgcgctaggccagaaggaagcatctccatgggccatcaaacaaaggatgtcattgggttttgtgttgacttcattcctggccttaagaagataggtctccctaaatcgcagtatgaggggagactgactggaaaaggcacgcttggaggggactcaataatatgcagggacgggcattcttggtctcaagcacactacacagttctaccgaacactaccttggtgaccccgtatgtcgataaacacaagaacagtctgcgctccaaacacccggagcagtgtgacgactggattacatgtgaacacattaggactttcagcagttggttggaaacacgtctcagaggtgacaacactgtttgtgatgagctgtactcgttgtccaggggaccatcttcgactgtattgacttacaaaggatacgagataaatgggaatacattttacacgatcgcccaagatcaaaagagcaccaaccaaaacagcggtgtccgctttgatgcagcaacagaggggaaaggacacatattatggttacatagtggacatatgggaacttgactacggacatgattttaaggtccctttgtttaagtgcaaatgggtcaatctgtcaggaggcggggtacaggtagacccacagtacggaatgacaacagtggatctgaacaatcttgggtacactgacgaaccgtcctagccaatgatgtggcacagattatctatgtgaaggacatgtctaccaaaccgagaaaaagaaaagataaggaagtgaatacatcatacgatgagccaaagcgccacatagttctttcaggaaaaagggacatcgtgggagtggagggcaagacagacatgtctggagattatgaaaagtttcatgaaattcctcccttcaaagttaaggctgacccaagcatcctgataaacgatgaagattatccatggttacggcgcaataagcaaaggacacaagcgaagaaaaagtgaagactttctctccacaactattatgatgataccatgccaactttcaaccttttcgtagttcatttgaaatgcctgttgtaacagacgagtttccgtatgaaaccctgatatctcgaaacagattgtccgttttgtacacgaagtgcatccagtttttgccgtaaccctctcaacttttcagcacatgctatgtgggtgaaatgatgataccatgccaactttcaaccttttcgtagttcatttgaaatgtttttcaatttcagggtcttatagctcaaaaaatcaataaatagatgaaaaataacaaatgaagtcagaaagggttgaaaattgatgatgtggctttgaatgttgcattttgaacacacaagaagtccggagttttaataagttattaaaaataaaagagaggcgcaatgctcacctgcacgttgcttagcttcaggccTTGAGGAAATAGTGTAGACTACACGGAGCTATGTgtagttttcgtccgaaaccctaatagctccgtgcagtctacaccacttactcaaggcctgaagctaagcaacgtgcaggtgagcattgcgcctctccttcatcgtctctgcactcagggcttataaaccgctgcgagtgcctctcgcttggcgaggtgggactaaaaaacagctgcagaaagaatcaactaaaaaactcttttaccggttcatgccacgaaccggtactaaaggtgctcgtggggccccagccttagaaccggtaccaaatgaaatgcctttgtaacagccttagaaccggtactaaaggaatcaactaaaaagcttttataaacctctagtattattgaaactaaaattatatagaatttatgcaactaaaattatcaaagtattttctgtttgaaacattaaaagcaaaaagaattttcaataaataaatacaaaaagcaaaaaagaaaataaaataaataagtataaacaaaataaacttttataaataagtacaaacaaaataaaataaaataaaataaatatgtagaaacaaaataaaataaaataaagttttataaaataaataagtagaaataaaataaaataaaataaaataaactataataaaataaaataaataaaccttaataaaataaataaaaatagcaacagtaagtattttgttgtaagtagaaacaaaaaaaataaagcaacaaataaaacaaaaacactggaaaaaaatataaaaaatgccacctactgggccaccatggcctgaatacgactagaaacccagcATGGGTCAGGACTCAGGCCCGCGGAAGGCcgagtaggcccacaggcagataCAGTGTGTTTAGGCCTGTAAgcctgcagttcagaggagttcGAAAGGGGAGGCACAACCGCGCTTATAAACTGGTGCGGAAGcccctcagctagcgaggtggaaCTAAACATCCACCGCGGCTGTGCCAGGCACAggctattggtcccggttggtggctcgaaccgggaccaatgcccaccttcggtcccggttcgtggcaccaaccggtaccagtgccaccctttagtctcggttggtgccaccaaccgggaccaaaggtctctgcttcccgccctttgggctgctgaaaagagacctttggtaccggttggtggcaccaaccgggactaaagggggcattggtccctgttggtggcacgaactgggaccaatgctcCGTCTATATAATcagcacttgtgaaaattttcgttcagttcttcgatcccgccccgacgacgccgccaggctgcccctctgcctcgccgtcgccgtcgtcgccctgcctccgacgccgtcccgcgccgccccgcgccacccctgccccgacgccaccggccctgcctcctctcatcgcccgtcgccgcgcccctacgCCACCGTCGCCGTCACCGTGCCCTgcttcctcgtcgtcgtcgccgtccccATGCCCTGCCTCCTCATCGCCGCCCCCTGCAGTGAGCTCATTCTCCTCGTCGTCGGGCGCCCTATCTGCATATGCATTTTCTAGCTAATTAAGTTTAGATGTGTAGTtgtattaatttagatgtgtagttgtattaatttagatgtttagttgttgtaatttgttcataaaagaatatacaaaagttagaatttttttctgttcatagatttttttgatgatattattgttgaatatgcaaatgtttgtatgttcatatgcaaagaatatgtcaatttttttcatagaatttttatgattcttttctgttgtaattttgttcatagaatttttatgattttttctgttcatataattttctttgtcaatttatgtatatgttcatattgtgtatgtataggaaaattgtgtatgatcaaagtcatttatgtatatgttcatatttagaGGAAAAAgcaggagaggaaaaaggaaaataagaagaggaagaaggagaagaagaagaagaagaagaagaagaagaagaagaagaagaagaagaagaagaagagaggaagaagaggagaaataaataagatgatgaaaaagaagaagaaaaaaagaggagaagaagaaggaatagaggagaagaagaagaagtagaataacatattattctatttcttcttcttctcctctattcctttctttttttttcttttttttctttcgatctcctcctctattcctttcttcttctcctcttttttcttcttcttcttcctcttcttatttttatcgggtatgtcgttgtcgatataccccccctccccgataacttttagtaagtactacttagaaagtgtttaatataattagttagaaaaataatataactagttaaactagtttattttcagtaagtactactttattttatttatagtaggtgcttagtagttgaactagtttatttaataaaactactttattttactatagaagtagtttatttttagtaagtactactttattttatttatagtaagtgcttagtagttgaactagttgatttaataaaactactttattttactatagaagtagtttaattttagcaagaaaattaatagaactagtttatttttttagttcaagcagttattcccgcatcgacgtcgacgatgcctatcccgcatcctcgtcgtcgactcggcggaggaggcctgcttgatcagaggggccatgtccgggactgggctccgtcgggctggtattgggaggtgctaccttcctggggcgtaggttggtgaagAGCCAGCCCGTCGTGGACCCGATCCTTGTTAGGTGGCAGTCGcatgggccagtgacggtgccgaggcttccggacaccgcggaggtggtacgtcaccgtgtcagcgaggaggacgagcacgtccatcgctacatggttgcgttggagggcaggttcgacaatacctggtaggttcttcagggatctcactggagctatgatcctgtgatggttccttctctttgggtgtccaccgcccgcgccgatacccatcgggcgctacggttctagctgtattagcgatgctatatgtatgatagtatttgaggtgtattagtgataatattcgacgatctacggacgcaagagatgatgtagctttgcttataattgaatgcatgctaatttgaatactactttattttacgatttggttttgcttattgaatgctcaaattggaaaactactcctactttgaatgctaaaattggagagcactatgcaaggcgtatgcattttATTAGTTGATatcttatagggtttttgtttttgcagaaatccaggagccccctccatcatccccgccgtcgtccccatcACCGACCCCCCCTcagacctcgaggtgagaccagccaaatctccatgtcaatatgagtcctataagatatttgaaatgtttttgctcatattttcaaccattgaaatgtaatggccatcaagtttgaatgctcatacgatgtagataaaaacatgtatatttccgttccggcaaatttcaggcgctcgatatgtccttttttagaaagataattaaacgatatttcgggttgactttaagtctgtcgagtttccaccatatatgagaggacgaagaatcccgactgttgtcgtaggggtagcttctccttcattcccgtgtcctagacaatttggtgtaacgCACTCGGGAAcaaaaggaggagctaccatcaccgacggtcgcaaatgtcagagaggaatcagtgagggagagtctccaccatatatatatgagaggacgaagaatcccgactgttgtcgtgggggttgcttctccttcattcccgtgtgctagacaacttggtgtaatgcactcgggaatgaaaggaagagctaccatcaccgacggtcgaatatgtacaccacgtgagctgagagttttcaagaaaagactcgacag from Aegilops tauschii subsp. strangulata cultivar AL8/78 unplaced genomic scaffold, Aet v6.0 Super-Scaffold_267, whole genome shotgun sequence includes:
- the LOC141028208 gene encoding uncharacterized protein, with product MNRQWMYGDRHTSEYVKGVHNFLEVAEANKQNGFMCCPCPSCGNTKSYSDRKILHTHLLYKGFMPHYNVWTRHGEIGVMMEDIEEEEGDDNYVPPEYGDAAMGEAAEDQDQEPDDVPDDDDLRRVIVDARTQCESQKEKLKFDSMLEDHNKGLYPNCEDGNTKLDTVLELLQWKAEHVVPDKGFEKLLKILKKLPKDNELPDSTYATKKVICPLGLEVQKIHACPNDCILYHGAYEDLNACPVWGALRYKIRRDDPGDVDDEPPRKRIPAKVMWYAPIIPRLKHLFRNEEHAKLMRWHREGRKKDGKLRAPADGSQWRKIERKYWAEFAGDPTNVWKNVYLGHRRFLPTNHQCRKRGKHFKGEADHRKKPAMRTGDHVLAMVNDLHVIFGKGPGGLAVPNDAEGRAPMWKKKSIFWDLPYWKDLEVRSSIDVMHMTKNLCVNLLGFLGVYGNTKDTPEAREDLQRLHKKDGMPPKQYEGPASYTLTKEEGNLL